Proteins from a single region of Malassezia restricta chromosome IV, complete sequence:
- a CDS encoding mediator of RNA polymerase II transcription subunit 5, translating to MQADGVRREVLACLTHGATPFSLHARLLETAKAEGVLTELGEVLPDVLLDLVLLVRPAPPLLFEYLDVLCLDRARYMGENTCDAGRVIVVLLRKINATVDQDTLSTLCQHILDAVGDAPIWTNHFIQRGVASTESFLSFWHAALHLMQAEGPSSELCRRLIAGAALQGWPGLDDIPLRHTVLEAWQNIPLTQNEASRQAVATLRQGLSVITAVDDLFDEHPAAQSPPNASLWKSPAFFTYATSLQRAWRQAETSGGRHRPLLPTSGAPEPETVLLIHGLSDSHLHWHRKYLSALGLLQARLLHAIEPPHDVGCAFVLEMLVAMAQAATVQLRTHASERHALLWRHIIGGVMPPLVAFLSGSVPSSHRDGLVMRDMIACFVHMYDPIRDWIELDECVMATSTHAVPLPTLILASFATWDSGLHAGPVSLESLPLHSNAEIHSFSQAVRTALGQHPESCGALLAQALQEPRLQLVIANEFSHLFTEWSESLTPDLAHVHAVCLMLEPHVPRVLDMLHLYIDKQKMAHALVRVLSRIEQRIWQDHSELASIGRVILFLQYLSYYIDQTGIPSSGYAYIFMTRNISSINMHAFPEQSLSLIIRWCRCLVEGQAITDDLLAVSPPWTMYRITPTILSLLLEAHMYSLLDDSALFKACSYFLQVPLAYNVPCAVQWLVQFASSTLAKSQYDAKLLSHVVMYVRVIHKLLTSTSDVFSPLYRSILAHTVLPLLTNERLILVLSTSEFNLPSFIMALESMVEPRLTKYEWISDVLMQNEQGRLWAGLAKYVGHLTHEGLQPGMAQQLLKVALHTTAEHTWATKLIAAMFAMVYPYDHVTVPLSLARVTLFQWDAQHAKAEHVIHLSRIIGLSIVLVKHMPGHEEGLPAFLDSLPAVGTESFSRLLRLDA from the coding sequence ATGCAGGCGGACGGTGTGCGGCGTGAGGTGCTTGCGTGCTTGACGCATGGAGCGACACCTTTTTCTCTGCATGCACGTCTTCTCGAAACGGCAAAGGCGGAAGGTGTGCTTACTGAGCTCGGCGAAGTGTTACCTGACGTGCTTTTGGACCTTGTGTTGCTTGTACGACCTGCTCCGCCGCTTTTGTTCGAGTACCTTGATGTCCTCTGTCTTGACCGCGCACGTTACATGGGCGAAAATACATGCGATGCAGGACGCGTAATCGTAGTGCTCCTGCGCAAAATCAATGCCACGGTCGACCAAGATACCCTTAGCACCTTGTGTCAGCATATTCTCGATGCCGTGGGCGATGCACCGATATGGACCAACCATTTCATACAGCGCGGTGTGGCATCGACAGAGTCCTTTCTGTCTTTCTGGCATGCGGCTCTTCATCTCATGCAGGCAGAAGGCCCAAGTTCCGAGCTATGTAGGCGCCTCATCGCCGGCGCTGCTCTTCAAGGCTGGCCAGGGTTGGACGATATCCCATTACGTCATACTGTGCTAGAGGCTTGGCAAAACATACCCCTCACACAAAATGAGGCGTCAAGGCAAGCTGTTGCTACGCTGAGACAAGGCCTATCGGTCATCACGGCTGTCGACGACCTTTTTGACGAGCATCCCGCCGCACAGTCGCCTCCGAACGCCTCTCTGTGGAAGTCGCCTGCCTTCTTCACGTATGCCACCTCATTACAGAGAGCCTGGCGTCAAGCGGAAACCTCCGGTGGACGCCATCGACCTTTGCTACCTACCTCAGGTGCACCTGAGCCAGAAACCGTGCTCTTGATCCACGGGCTATCTGACTCTCATTTGCATTGGCACCGAAAATACCTTTCGGCCCTCGGTCTTCTCCAAGCACGTCTGCTGCATGCCATTGAACCGCCTCATGATGTTGGCTGTGCATTTGTGCTCGAAATGCTAGTGGCGATGGCCCAAGCTGCGACCGTGCAGCTCCGGACACACGCGTCCGAGCGACATGCCCTTCTTTGGCGGCATATCATTGGCGGTGTCATGCCGCCGCTGGTTGCCTTTCTGAGCGGGAGCGTTCCGTCGTCTCACAGGGATGGCCTCGTGATGCGCGATATGATTGCATGCTTTGTGCACATGTACGATCCCATCCGTGATTGGATCGAGCTGGACGAATGTGTCATGGCCACATCGACACATGCAGTCCCATTGCCCACGCTGATTCTTGCGTCATTCGCCACCTGGGACAGCGGCCTCCATGCGGGTCCCGTGAGTCTCGAATCTTTGCCTTTACATTCCAATGCAGAGATCCATTCGTTTTCACAAGCTGTCCGAACGGCGCTCGGTCAGCACCCCGAATCGTGTGGCGCCTTGCTTGCCCAAGCTTTACAGGAGCCGCGTCTCCAGCTTGTGATCGCCAATGAGTTCAGCCACCTCTTCACGGAATGGTCCGAGTCGCTCACGCCTGACTTAGCGCATGTACATGCTGTCTGCCTCATGCTCGAACCACATGTACCACGTGTGCTAGACATGCTGCACCTTTACATTGACAAACAAAAGATGGCGCATGCCCTTGTGCGTGTATTATCGCGAatcgagcagcgcatttGGCAGGACCACAGCGAGCTGGCATCGATAGGGCGCGTCATTCTTTTTCTACAGTACTTGTCGTACTACATCGACCAAACAGGCATTCCGTCCAGTGGGTATGCCTACATTTTCATGACGCGAAACATATCGTCCATCAACATGCATGCCTTTCCTGAGCAGAGTCTGTCGCTCATAATCCGGTGGTGCCGCTGTCTCGTGGAAGGTCAGGCCATTACTGATGATCTGTTAGCGGTGTCACCACCTTGGACGATGTACCGTATCACGCCGACGATCCTCTCACTGTTGCTCGAGGCACATATGTACTCTTTACTTGACGATTCGGCGCTCTTTAAGGCATGTTCCTACTTTTTACAGGTGCCGTTGGCGTACAATGTGCCATGTGCCGTCCAATGGCTCGTGCAGTTTGCATCGTCGACACTCGCCAAGTCGCAATATGATGCCAAACTCCTATCGCACGTGGTTATGTACGTGCGTGTGATCCACAAGCTGCTTACGAGTACCTCGGACGTGTTTTCGCCCCTATACCGGTCCATACTGGCACATACCGTGCTGCCTCTTCTTACAAACGAACGCCTCATCCTCGTGCTATCCACGTCGGAGTTTAATCTCCCCTCTTTCATTATGGCACTCGAGAGTATGGTTGAGCCGCGCCTAACTAAGTATGAGTGGATCAGTGATGTGCTGATGCAAAATGAACAAGGTCGTTTATGGGCAGGCCTGGCCAAATATGTTGGCCACCTGACACACGAGGGACTGCAGCcgggcatggcgcagcagctaCTAAAAGTTGCCCTACATACAACTGCGGAGCACACATGGGCTACGAAGCTCATAGCTGCCATGTTTGCCATGGTCTATCCTTACGATCATGTCACCGTGCCATTGTCCCTCGCCCGCGTCACGCTGTTCCAATGGGATGCACAACATGCCAAGGCAGAGCACGTAATCCATCTCTCTCGCATCATCGGACTGAGCATTGTGCTAGTCAAGCACATGCCTGGTCACGAGGAAGGGCTGCCTGCCTTCCTAGATAGTCTACCTGCGGTCGGCACCGAGTCATTTTCGAGGCTCCTGCGGCTCGATGCATAG
- a CDS encoding alpha-soluble NSF attachment protein, producing the protein MGGSSAEELLQRAEKKASSTGGWFSSTQSKREEAIELYKEAAHKLRAENRMEEAGSVLIKAADLEIQINEKDFAANTYFEASKCYRMVRLDQAVMALGRCSDLLVERGRFRQAADRQKNMAELYREDPNHFDQGLEAYDRAANWYLQEGATATASACQREAAQLAIQLQQYPRAIELWEAVAASSLNSNLTKYSVKEYYLNAGLCYLAIPDHGAATRAMAFYAQQDPTFPSTTEAQFLHGVLEACEHSDLDAFDARVRDFDRMKPITGWRATLLHTVRNTVADGPDLS; encoded by the coding sequence ATGGGTGGCTCATCAGCAGAAGAGCTactgcagcgcgccgaaAAAAAGGCATCGTCTACGGGCGGCTGGTTCTCATCCACTCAAAGCAAGCGTGAAGAGGCCATTGAACTGTATAAGGAGGCTGCTcacaagctgcgtgccgaAAACCGTATGGAGGAGGCGGGCAGTGTGCTCATCAAGGCAGCCGACCTCGAGATCCAGATCAATGAGAAGGACTTTGCAGCCAATACGTACTTTGAAGCGAGCAAGTGCTACCGCATGGTGCGGCTCGACCAAGCAGTGATGGCGCTGGGCCGGTGCTCGGacctgctcgtcgagcgtggTCGGTTCCGTCAGGCGGCCGACCGGCAGAAGAACATGGCGGAACTGTACCGTGAGGACCCGAACCACTTTGACCAGGGACTTGAGGCATACGACCGTGCTGCCAACTGGTACCTCCAAGAAGGTGCAACAGCCACAGCCTCGGCATGCcagcgcgaggcggcgcaaCTGGCTATTCAGCTCCAGCAGTACCCACGTGCCATTGAGCTCTGGGAAGCCGTGGCTGCTTCGAGTTTGAACAGCAACCTGACCAAGTACAGCGTGAAGGAATACTACCTGAATGCCGGCCTCTGCTACCTCGCGATCCCTGACCACGGCGCGGCGACACGAGCGATGGCGTTCTACGCACAGCAGGACCCTACGTTCCCCTCGACGACCGAGGCCCAATTCCTGCATGGCGTCCTCGAAGCGTGCGAGCATAGCGACCTCGATGCATtcgacgcgcgtgtgcgtgaCTTTGACCGCATGAAGCCCATTACCGgctggcgcgccacgcTCCTGCACACGGTGCGCAACACGGTCGCTGATGGTCCTGACCTCTCATAG
- a CDS encoding NADH dehydrogenase (ubiquinone) 1 alpha subcomplex subunit 5: MLRVPVRSLMTSALRWRATPSFASPQTPYHIFDRDTKCLQRSRAAVRRPLNEAGTAFEADERRRGEVSRLTDYVRDAGAMSLAERLQDIQRPFPTVVELGAGPGLLRHHLDVGGVGIEKLVMCDMSEELLFRDRHLDKNFSFEIERRVVDEEMLPFEENSLDCIVASGSLHWTNDLPGALIQIQRALKPDGVFLGYMLGGDTLFELRTSLLLAEQERQGGLSNHVSPMTDTRDVSSLLTRAQFTLQTVDMDEIVVHYPSMYELVQDLRDMGESNAVVNRRPYMHRETLLAAAATYQALHGTPEGHVPATFAQIFMIGWKPSPDQKKALRPGSASHSLKDVL; the protein is encoded by the coding sequence ATGCTTCGGGTGCCTGTTCGCTCTCTGATGACGAGCGCCCTGCGGTGGCGTGCGACGCCGAGCTTTGCGTCACCGCAGACGCCGTACCATATCTTTGACCGTGATACCAAGTGTCTGCAGCGCTCGCGTGCGGCTGTGCGCCGACCCCTGAATGAAGCAGGCACAGCGTTTGAAGCCGATGAACGTCGGCGCGGAGAGGTGTCGCGACTGACCGACTACGTACGTGATGCTGGCGCTATGAGTCTTGCGGAACGTCTTCAAGATATCCAGCGGCCCTTTCCTACTGTGGTGGAGCTCGGTGCTGGTCCtggcctgctgcgccaccaCTTGGATGTGGGCGGCGTAGGCATCGAGAAGCTTGTTATGTGTGATATGAGTGAGGAGCTGCTTTTCCGCGACCGGCACCTCGACAAAAACTTCTCGTTTGAgatcgagcggcgcgtcgtcgatgagGAAATGCTGCCATTCGAGGAAAATTCGCTGGACTGCATCGTGGCGTCCGGCAGCTTACACTGGACGAACGACCTGCCTGGCGCCCTCATTCAGATCCAGCGTGCTCTCAAGCCAGACGGCGTGTTCCTTGGCTACATGCTCGGTGGCGACACTCTGTTTGAGTTGCGCACAAGTCTGCTCCTAGCCGAGCAGGAGCGACAGGGCGGCTTGTCAAATCATGTGTCCCCCATGACGGATACTCGAGACGTATCGTCACTCTTGACGCGCGCCCAATTCACTCTCCAGACGGTCGATATGGACGAGATCGTCGTGCACTACCCGAGCATGtacgagctcgtgcaggacCTGCGTGACATGGGCGAGAGCAATGCCGTGGTCAATCGCCGGCCGTATATGCACCGCGAGACGCTCTTGGCCGCTGCCGCTACGTACCAAGCTCTGCATGGCACCCCCGAAGGGCACGTACCAGCGACATTTGCACAGATTTTCATGATTGGGTGGAAGCCATCGCCTGATCAGAAAAAGGCACTCCGGCCGGGCAGTGCCTCGCATTCGCTCAAAGATGTACTATGA
- a CDS encoding serine/threonine-protein phosphatase 2A activator — translation MTPLDAEDPSVRAHLARPRKCIQSDTDMHIWQQSDAHHTILLFLMQLSEACVMQPTRDVVWHERETYAASDSVIDRVLALLIELDTWTDEIVPDTGPHRFGNLAFRTWGARLQERAEALLRRCLPPHLHAFITELYAYLVDAFGSFVRIDYGTGHELHMVAWLAYLYRLGALSEEGAEARIALEVIPAYLRVVWHLQDRYTLEPAGSHGVWGLDDFHFVPYILGAAQLRDTTMSPLQMADLSLYPHARMREPRVGPRLSPRDTIMYIAPTHASPMPNMYTSSLARIHSLKRGPFSEHSPLLFDISRNVPTWPKVHAGMLKMYDAECLLKRPVVQHFVFGGVGYVWPHTETHAPPRPTRMTPAVGARPTMHPRHAQ, via the coding sequence ATGACACCCTTGGATGCTGAGGATCCAAGCGTGCGGGCTCACCTCGCGCGTCCCCGCAAATGCATACAGAGCGACACAGACATGCATATATGGCAACAGAGCGACGCGCATCACACTATTCTGCTGTTCCTCATGCAGCTGAGCGAAGCATGTGTGATGCAGCCTACACGCGACGTAGTATGGCACGAACGCGAGACATATGCCGCATCTGACTCGGTCATTGATCGTGTGCTGGCACTGCTGATCGAACTGGATACATGGACAGACGAAATTGTGCCTGATACAGGTCCCCATCGCTTTGGCAATCTGGCTTTCCGGACATGGGGTGCGCGTCTGCAGGAACGTGCAGAGGCATTGCTTCGCAGGTGCCTTCCGCCCCACTTGCATGCATTCATCACAGAGCTCTACGCATATCTGGTGGACGCATTCGGTTCATTTGTGCGCATCGACTACGGCACGGGCCATGAGCTTCATATGGTAGCATGGCTCGCGTATCTATACCGCCTGGGGGCGTTGTCTGAAGAGGGTGCGGAGGCTCGGATAGCGCTCGAAGTCATTCCTGCCTACCTGCGTGTGGTGTGGCACCTGCAGGACCGATACACCCTCGAGCCGGCTGGCAGTCACGGCGTATGGGGTCTGGACGACTTCCACTTCGTGCCGTACATCCTCGGCGCGGCTCAGCTCCGCGACACGACAATGTCGCCACTGCAGATGGCTGACCTCTCGCTCTACCCCCACGCACGAATGCGTGAGCCACGCGTTGGTCCACGCCTATCGCCGCGCGACACGATCATGTACATCGCTccgacgcatgcatcaCCGATGCCCAATATGTATACGTCGTCGCTTGCGCGCATCCATTCGCTCAAGCGTGGACCATTCTCTGAGCATTCGCCGCTCCTCTTCGACATCTCGCGCAACGTGCCTACGTGGCCCAAGGTACATGCAGGCATGCTCAAGATGTACGATGCCGAGTGCCTCCTGAAGCGCCCGGTCGTCCAGCACTTTGTATTTGGTGGCGTAGGGTACGTGTGGCCTCACACCGAGACACACGCACCACCACGGCCCACGCGGATGACGCCTGCTGTCGGCGCCCGCCCCACAATGCATCCTCGACATGCTCAATGA
- a CDS encoding threonyl-tRNA synthetase: MSSSENQASAAPEQLANAVKDMSVNSKPDKKAKGGGAGGMPLEFEPRPAFFQARIDMFERIKAEQDSARAAAERKPITITMPDGSTREGLSWETSPMDIARAISKSLSERIVISKVNGQLWDLERPLEGDVTLELLDFDHPEGKRVFWHSSAHVLGEAAERHYGCHLCIGPPTDEGFYYEMGMGDSGDRAVRSEDFDPLEKLINLAVKDKQTFERAVLTKEQLLEMFKYNKYKVHIINSKIPDGTSTTVYRCGPMIDLCVGPHIPHTGRIKAMTVLKNSASYFLGDQKNDSLQRLYGISFPDKKQMTEYKHFLAEAAKRDHRRIGREQELFMFHELSPGSCFWLPHGARIYNTLQEFIKGEYRRRGFDEVITPNMYNSKLWETSGHWANYKDDMFALSVDKETFALKPMNCPGHCLMFGSRDRSYKELPLRLADFGVIHRNEASGALSGLTRVRRFVQDDAHIFCRASQIEDEMMHCFDFLQTVYGLFGFTFKMELSTRPEKHLGDVATWDAAEKRLASALDRFVPGQWELNPGDGAFYGPKIDITISDAMRRQHQCATIQLDFQLPQRFNLEYKTPQGGADGENQTERPVMIHRAVVGSLERFIAILIENFAGKWPFWLSPRQVLVVPVTQSVYEYAQDVRSTLWDHGFYADVDLSDNTLNKKIRNGELAQYNFVFVVGHEEKESRSVNVRNRDTDPKVAKGKTDTIPLDVVLSQLQQLKSSRAIDNQLP, encoded by the coding sequence ATGTCGTCAAGTGAAAACCAGGCGAGTGCAGCGCCTGAACAGCTTGCGAATGCCGTGAAGGATATGAGCGTGAATTCCAAACCTGATAAGAAAGCAAAAGGCGGAGGTGCGGGTGGCATGCCGCTCGAATTCGAGCCACGTCCAGCCTTCTTCCAGGCCCGCATTGACATGTTTGAGCGCATCAAGGCGGAGCAGGATtctgcgcgcgctgctgcggAGCGCAAGCCCATAACAATCACCATGCCAGATGGCTCGACGCGCGAAGGTTTATCCTGGGAGACGTCGCCTATGGACATTGCCAGGGCGATTTCCAAGAGCCTGAGCGAGCGCATTGTGATTTCCAAGGTGAACGGTCAGTTGTGGGACTTGGAGCGTCCTCTGGAGGGAGACGTAACATTGGAGCTGCTTGACTTTGACCATCCTGAGGGAAAGCGTGTGTTCTGGCACTCTTCTGCCCACGTTCTCGGTGAGGCGGCTGAACGACACTATGGCTGCCATTTGTGCATTGGCCCGCCCACAGACGAAGGCTTCTACTATGAGATGGGTATGGGTGATAGTGGTGATCGTGCCGTTCGCTCTGAGGACTTTGATCCCCTTGAAAAGTTGATCAATCTGGCTGTGAAGGACAAGCAGACGTTTGAGCGTGCGGTGCTGACCAAGGAGCAGCTTCTGGAGATGTTCAAGTACAACAAGTACAAGGTCCACATTATCAACTCCAAGATCCCAGATGGCACCTCTACTACCGTGTACCGCTGCGGTCCGATGATTGATTTGTGTGTTGGCCCGCACATTCCGCACACAGGCCGCATCAAAGCCATGACGGTCCTCAAGAACTCGGCCTCGTACTTCTTGGGTGACCAGAAGAATGACTCGCTGCAACGTCTGTATGGTATTTCTTTCCCTGATAAGAAGCAGATGACTGAATACAAGCACTTTttggccgaggccgccaAGCGCGACCATCGCCGCATCGGCCGTGAACAAGAGCTGTTCATGTTCCACGAGCTGAGTCCTGGCAGCTGTTTCTGGCTGCCGCACGGTGCGCGTATCTACAACACATTGCAGGAGTTTATTAAGGGCGAGTACCGCCGGCGCGGCTTTGACGAGGTCATTACGCCGAACATGTACAATTCGAAGCTGTGGGAGACGTCGGGTCACTGGGCCAACTACAAGGATGATATGTTTGCGCTGTCTGTCGACAAGGAGACGTTTGCACTGAAGCCCATGAACTGCCCCGGTCACTGTCTCATGTTTGGCAGTCGCGATCGGTCGTACAAGGAGCTGCCACTGCGTCTTGCCGACTTTGGTGTAATTCACCGCAACGAGGCTAGTGGTGCTCTGAGTGGTCTCacgcgtgtgcgccgctttgTTCAGGATGATGCGCATATTTTCTGCCGTGCGTCGCAGATCGAGGATGAGATGATGCACTGCTTCGACTTCCTGCAAACTGTGTACGGCCTGTTTGGCTTCACGTTCAAGATGGAGCTGTCAACGCGCCCTGAGAAGCACCTTGGTGACGTTGCCACATGGGATGCCGCTGAGAAGCGCCTGGCGTCTGCGCTTGACCGCTTCGTGCCCGGCCAATGGGAACTGAATCCTGGTGACGGTGCGTTTTACGGTCCCAAGATCGATATTACGATcagcgatgccatgcgccgccagcaccagTGTGCTACGATCCAGCTCGACTTCCAACTGCCGCAGCGCTTTAACCTCGAGTACAAGACGCCGCAAGGCGGCGCTGATGGCGAGAACCAGACAGAGCGTCCAGTCATGATCCACCGTGCTGTCGTTGGCAGTCTTGAGCGCTTTATTGCCATCTTGATTGAGAACTTTGCCGGCAAATGGCCATTCTGGCTCTCACCGCGCCAAGTGCTGGTTGTGCCAGTGACGCAGTCGGTGTACGAGTATGCACAGGATGTGCGCAGCACCCTGTGGGACCACGGTTTCTACGCGGATGTTGATCTGTCAGACAACACGCTCAACAAGAAGATCCGCAACGGCGAACTTGCGCAATACAACTTTGTGTTCGTCGTTGGCCACGAAGAGAAGGAGAGCCGCAGCGTCAACGTCCGCAACCGCGACACGGATCCCAAGGTAGCCAAGGGCAAGACCGATACCATTCCCCTGGACGTGGTCCTGTcccagctgcagcagctcaagtCGTCACGTGCCATAGACAACCAGCTGCCGTAG
- a CDS encoding aspartyl-tRNA(Asn)/glutamyl-tRNA(Gln) amidotransferase subunit B has translation MLRWARLGTRSLHTARARGQAPPLLPTGWQAVIGIECHAQLLAPTKLFSPTPPPPLHAPPNTLVSSFDAGYPGTLPCLQEGAVTAALKAALALQCQVEHVSVFDRKHYVYADLPTGYQITQHRQPFARNGSVSIRFEDGFLSSPDDALDIPIVQLQLEQDTGKTTYAATDDASQVCLIDYNRAGVALVEIVSAPVLRTPEQAGAYVRKLRQLLRCVGASDGNMNEGSLRCDANVSIHRIGEPFGPRTEIKNLNSIKFMMHALDFEIRRQFTEVSQGRAVEPSTRGFHEATGETYLLRRKEDALDYRFMPEPNVGALHVSPVQLAALAETLPELPDARHARLRAQYGLSVRDVNVLLRLNVDDDGDARTAQMDAVDYFEELVRLECAPQAAANWTIHTLPKFLGQMRLAFHHNPVPPAALAELIHMLDEEIITQSTAQALLRTFVREKKIPTRNGCLAIREHVHENNLNRMHDDELRPLCQQVVRAFPAEVEAIQKGKHKVLARLVGEAMRHTQGRADPAHITRLLTDMTGASIGK, from the exons ATGCTACGCTGGGCCCGACTGGGGACACGGTCACTGCATactgcacgcgcacgcggccaGGCCCCACCGCTCCTCCCCACTGGTTGGCAGGCCGTCATTGGCATTGAGTGCCATGCACAGCTCCTGGCACCGACCAAGCTCTTCAGTC CCACCCCACCACCGCCATTGCACGCGCCACCCAACACACTCGTGTCGTCGTTCGACGCAGGATACCCCGGGACACTTCCATGCCTACAAGAGGGAGCTGTCACTGCTGCTCTTAAAGCGGCTCTTGCTCTGCAGTGTCAGGTGGAACACGTGTCTGTCTTTGATCGAAAGCACTATGTGTACGCTGACCTTCCTACGGGATATCAAATCACGCAGCACCGACAGCCATTTGCACGAAATGGGTCTGTGTCGATTCGCTTCGAAGATGGCTTCTTGTCATCGCcagacgatgcgctcgataTTCCtatcgtgcagctgcagctcgagcaggacACAGGCAAGACGACGTATGCAGCGACCGATGACGCGTCGCAGGTATGCCTTATTGACTATAACCGCGCTGGCGTAGCCCTCGTGGAGATCGTCAGTGCGCCCGTATTACGCACACCTGAGCAAGCTGGTGCGTACGTCCGCAAGCTCCGGCAGCTCCTGCGATGTGTCGGTGCCTCAGACGGCAACATGAATGAGGGATCACTGCGCTGCGATGCCAACGTCTCGATCCACCGCATTGGTGAGCCATTTGGGCCACGCACGGAAATCAAGAACCTGAACAGCATCAAGTTCATGATGCATGCACTCGACTTTGAGATCCGGCGGCAGTTCACCGAAGTCTCACAAGGTCGTGCGGTCGAGCCATCTACGCGCGGATTTCACGAGGCCACGGGCGAAACTTACCTTTTGCGCCGCAAGGAAGACGCCTTGGATTACCGCTTCATGCCGGAGCCCAATGTGGGTGCGCTCCATGTATCGCCCGTGCAGCTCGCAGCGCTGGCCGAGACGCTGCCTGAACTGCCCGAtgcacgacatgcgcgTCTGAGGGCCCAATACGGCCTCTCCGTACGCGACGTCAATGTGCTTTTGCGGCTCAAtgtggacgacgatggcgatGCACGAACGGCGCAGATGGATGCTGTCGACTACTTTGAAGAGCTCGTGCGGCTCGAGTGTGCGCCACAGGCAGCGGCAAACTGGACCATCCATACTCTGCCCAAGTTCCTCGGCCAAATGCGCCTTGCCTTCCATCACAATCCCGTGCCGCCCGCGGCTCTGGCCGAGCTCAtccacatgctcgatgAAGAGATCATCACGCAGTCGACGGCACAAGCTCTTCTCCGGACATTTGTGCGCGAAAAAAAGATTCCAACGCGGAATGGATGTCTAGCTATTCGCGAACATGTGCACGAGAACAATTTGAACCGCATGCATGATGACGAACTCCGGCCGCTATGCCAGCAAGTCGTGCGCGCCTTCCCCGCCGAAGTTGAGGCGATCCAAAAAGGCAAGCATAAAGTGcttgcgcgcctcgtgggAGAGGCTATGCGCCATACACAGGGACGTGCCGACCCTGCTCACATCACGCGTCTCCTGACCGACATGACCGGCGCCTCCATAGGCAAGTAG